Proteins encoded in a region of the Streptomyces sp. NBC_00310 genome:
- a CDS encoding DUF397 domain-containing protein produces MDHDVYGVDDVYNGMAATELTELHAVAWQKSRHSNSQGNCVEFARLPGGEVAVRNSRFPDGPALVYTRAEIEAMLLGIKDGEFDHLVG; encoded by the coding sequence GTGGACCACGACGTGTACGGCGTGGATGACGTGTACAACGGCATGGCCGCGACGGAGCTGACCGAGCTCCACGCGGTGGCCTGGCAGAAGAGCCGGCACAGCAACTCGCAGGGCAACTGCGTGGAGTTCGCCCGGCTGCCCGGCGGTGAGGTGGCGGTACGCAACTCCCGCTTCCCCGACGGTCCGGCGCTCGTCTACACCCGCGCCGAGATCGAGGCGATGCTCCTGGGCATCAAGGACGGTGAGTTC